One part of the Dyadobacter sp. 676 genome encodes these proteins:
- a CDS encoding nuclear transport factor 2 family protein, whose product MKRNISVFILLILLASSFKYRTKTRETTQPVITAGYDSPAHRKGAVKSSLDAAVADLQKANLEMAKGNPEFFKTLWSRQDDVTIFGGAENTDSKGWKAVEASLNNVSKVPAQDVVYTYEKIASQEGVAQGYLIQKEHYRFADGRNADLHVTVLFRKENNVWKIIHRHADPITTVVKSDKTVK is encoded by the coding sequence ATGAAAAGAAATATCTCTGTTTTTATCCTTCTCATCTTGCTGGCTTCGTCCTTTAAATACAGGACAAAAACCAGAGAGACAACCCAGCCAGTCATTACCGCCGGTTACGATAGCCCGGCGCACCGTAAAGGTGCCGTAAAATCCTCCCTGGACGCGGCTGTTGCCGATCTTCAAAAGGCAAACCTGGAAATGGCAAAGGGGAACCCCGAATTTTTCAAAACATTATGGTCGCGGCAGGATGATGTGACGATCTTTGGCGGTGCTGAAAATACGGACTCGAAGGGATGGAAAGCTGTCGAGGCCAGCCTCAACAATGTGAGTAAAGTTCCTGCTCAGGATGTAGTTTACACTTACGAAAAAATCGCCAGCCAGGAAGGAGTGGCGCAGGGTTACCTGATCCAGAAAGAACATTACCGGTTCGCCGATGGCCGGAATGCGGACCTGCATGTTACCGTCCTGTTCCGGAAAGAAAACAATGTCTGGAAAATTATCCACCGCCATGCCGACCCAATCACGACAGTTGTCAAATCAGACAAAACTGTTAAATAA
- a CDS encoding NupC/NupG family nucleoside CNT transporter: protein MERFTGLLGIVLILGIAFAMSNNRKAINYRTVAVGLGLQFGLAVFILRTDIGQRIFQWLGEKVQKLLSFSDKGADFVFGTLVRPDLMQRAFGPGNDFVFFFKVIPTIIFVAVLVNMLYHLGIMQRVVSIIARGVYWLMGVSGAEALSNVASTFVGQVEAQIMIKPYLKNMTNSELMASMTGSFACIAGGVMAVYISLGVPAPYLIAASLMAAPGALVISKIVFPETDKSDTKGMVKLEIQKTHANLLDAIAAGAGEGLKVGFNVIAMLIGFIALVALLDYLLGYIGGIFAFPQLSFNFILGKIFSVFAWAMGVPGKDIEAAGSLMGTKMVINEFVAYLDMVKLKDTLDHKTIVITSFALCGFANFSSIAIQVGGIGELAPSRRADLARLGFKALISGTLASYMSATLAGLLL from the coding sequence ATGGAGAGATTTACAGGGTTGCTAGGTATCGTATTGATCCTGGGCATTGCATTCGCGATGTCGAACAACAGAAAGGCTATCAACTACCGTACCGTGGCCGTGGGTCTGGGGCTTCAATTCGGACTCGCAGTGTTTATCCTCCGAACGGACATTGGCCAGCGGATCTTTCAATGGCTTGGCGAAAAGGTCCAGAAACTGCTTTCATTCTCCGACAAAGGTGCCGATTTCGTTTTCGGCACATTGGTAAGGCCCGACCTCATGCAGCGGGCGTTCGGGCCGGGCAATGATTTTGTCTTCTTCTTCAAAGTAATACCGACGATCATTTTCGTGGCGGTACTGGTTAATATGCTCTATCACCTGGGCATTATGCAACGCGTGGTGTCGATCATCGCGCGCGGCGTGTACTGGCTTATGGGCGTAAGCGGTGCGGAAGCGCTGTCCAATGTGGCGAGCACGTTCGTGGGGCAGGTTGAGGCGCAGATCATGATCAAGCCCTATCTCAAAAATATGACGAATTCGGAGCTGATGGCATCCATGACCGGCAGCTTTGCATGTATCGCGGGCGGGGTTATGGCGGTTTATATTTCGCTGGGCGTACCGGCTCCTTACCTGATTGCCGCGAGCCTGATGGCTGCGCCCGGCGCATTGGTAATTTCCAAAATCGTATTTCCCGAAACCGATAAATCCGACACCAAGGGAATGGTGAAACTTGAAATTCAGAAGACCCATGCCAATCTGCTGGACGCTATTGCCGCAGGCGCGGGTGAAGGATTGAAAGTCGGATTCAATGTGATCGCAATGCTGATCGGCTTTATTGCCCTGGTAGCTTTGCTGGATTACCTGCTGGGTTATATCGGCGGTATTTTTGCGTTTCCGCAACTGAGCTTCAACTTTATTCTGGGCAAGATATTCTCCGTTTTTGCGTGGGCCATGGGGGTGCCCGGCAAGGATATCGAAGCGGCAGGCTCGCTGATGGGTACCAAAATGGTCATCAACGAATTTGTAGCGTATCTCGACATGGTGAAGCTGAAAGACACGCTAGATCACAAGACGATCGTTATCACGAGTTTCGCATTGTGCGGTTTCGCCAATTTTAGTTCTATCGCCATCCAGGTGGGTGGTATCGGGGAACTCGCTCCTTCGCGCCGGGCGGATCTGGCACGGCTTGGTTTCAAAGCATTGATTTCCGGTACACTGGCTTCTTACATGTCGGCGACGCTTGCCGGATTACTCTTATAA
- a CDS encoding YihY/virulence factor BrkB family protein, whose product MKGIKLFWSLLKDSFDEFLNDNGMKLSAALSYYTIFSLAPMLLVIISVFSIFFGRDAIQGELFGQISGLVGASAASQLQEILKNAELSNKSGMAAAIGIGTLLIGATGVFAEMQDSINFIWSIKSKPKKGWLQYLKNRLISFSLILTLGFLLVVSLGASALVDLLSSRLEALFSEASVVVFYVVNLALVLSIITALFTVIFKVLPDGDLRWKECLVGAGFTAVLFLIGKFIISFYLGQSDLGAAYGTSASIVILLTWIYYSSIILYFGAEFTKVYARLDGVAIAPNKHAVLIVRQELDRKTGAQVAE is encoded by the coding sequence ATGAAAGGTATTAAACTCTTCTGGTCTTTGCTCAAAGACAGTTTCGACGAATTCCTGAACGATAACGGCATGAAACTGAGCGCCGCACTCTCGTATTACACCATATTTTCGCTGGCGCCGATGCTGCTTGTGATCATTTCGGTTTTCAGTATCTTTTTCGGCAGAGATGCGATACAGGGTGAATTGTTCGGGCAGATCAGCGGACTCGTTGGCGCTTCCGCGGCCTCGCAATTACAGGAAATCCTTAAAAATGCGGAGCTTTCCAATAAGTCGGGGATGGCGGCTGCTATTGGTATCGGCACCTTGCTGATTGGTGCTACCGGGGTTTTTGCGGAAATGCAGGACTCGATCAATTTTATCTGGTCCATCAAATCGAAACCCAAAAAAGGCTGGTTGCAATACCTGAAAAACCGGCTGATTTCTTTCTCGCTAATCCTTACCCTGGGTTTTCTGCTGGTGGTTTCGCTGGGTGCAAGCGCATTGGTGGATCTGCTGAGTTCCCGATTGGAGGCCCTGTTTTCGGAAGCATCGGTAGTGGTGTTTTATGTCGTGAACCTCGCATTGGTGCTGTCGATCATCACGGCATTGTTTACGGTGATATTCAAAGTGCTGCCGGATGGCGATTTACGCTGGAAAGAATGCCTTGTGGGCGCAGGATTTACGGCTGTTTTGTTCCTGATCGGGAAATTTATCATCAGTTTTTACCTCGGGCAGTCGGATCTCGGGGCAGCTTATGGCACCTCGGCTTCAATTGTGATCCTGCTTACCTGGATTTACTATTCGTCTATCATACTCTATTTCGGGGCGGAATTTACCAAGGTTTATGCGCGGCTCGATGGCGTCGCTATCGCTCCGAATAAACATGCGGTGCTTATCGTGCGGCAGGAACTGGACCGGAAAACCGGCGCGCAGGTAGCGGAATAA
- a CDS encoding histidine phosphatase family protein, with amino-acid sequence MKKTLILVRHATAEDQSFRIKDFERNLNSKGLSEALAMGKWLVQEQIKPDLFVSSPASRAFKTAEIIAEQYKLSVDAIRTRADLYDGGPKAYLQAVTTVPEEYSTVILFGHNPDITYFAEYLSGASIGSMKKGSAAFIGFKNRKWEEISAKAGDLILYKTPKQVREEE; translated from the coding sequence ATGAAAAAGACCCTCATTTTAGTCCGGCATGCGACTGCCGAAGACCAGAGTTTCAGGATCAAGGATTTCGAGAGAAATCTCAATAGCAAAGGTTTGTCGGAAGCGCTGGCGATGGGCAAATGGCTGGTTCAGGAGCAGATAAAGCCGGATCTATTCGTATCGAGCCCCGCATCGCGGGCGTTCAAAACGGCGGAAATCATTGCAGAGCAATATAAACTGTCCGTAGACGCGATCCGGACGCGGGCGGACCTTTATGACGGAGGCCCGAAGGCATATTTGCAGGCCGTTACGACAGTCCCGGAGGAATATTCGACGGTAATTCTTTTCGGTCATAATCCCGATATCACTTATTTTGCCGAATATCTTTCGGGAGCCAGCATTGGGTCGATGAAAAAGGGAAGCGCGGCGTTTATCGGGTTTAAAAATCGGAAATGGGAAGAAATATCAGCAAAAGCCGGTGATCTGATACTGTACAAGACGCCTAAGCAGGTGAGAGAAGAAGAGTGA
- the xerD gene encoding site-specific tyrosine recombinase XerD, producing MWQSYIKHFKNYLRLERSLSGNSVEAYVQDVEKLEEFFELSKMEVSPANVREDQLSAFLKYIAELGLAAHSQARMLSGIKAFFRYLLLENVITEDPTELLESPRLPRKLPDVLSYEEIETMLGAIDHSTPEGTRNRAIMEVLYSSGLRVSELTDLQLTNCHFDIGFLRVIGKGDKMRLVPIGKEAIKYTQIYLDHVRSEITPQKGSEDIVFLNRRGGQLSRVMIFLMIKDTAEKAGIQKNVSPHTFRHSFATHLIEGGASLRAVQEMLGHESITTTEIYTHLDRDYLRQVITEFHPRS from the coding sequence ATGTGGCAAAGCTACATCAAACATTTCAAAAATTATCTCCGCCTCGAACGCTCGCTTTCCGGCAATTCGGTAGAAGCGTATGTGCAGGATGTTGAAAAGCTGGAAGAATTTTTTGAGTTAAGCAAAATGGAAGTCTCGCCGGCAAATGTCCGCGAGGATCAACTTTCGGCGTTTTTGAAATACATTGCCGAGCTGGGCCTGGCGGCGCATTCGCAGGCACGGATGCTATCGGGTATCAAGGCTTTTTTCAGATACCTTTTACTCGAAAACGTAATTACCGAAGACCCGACGGAACTGCTGGAATCCCCCCGGCTGCCTCGCAAGCTGCCCGACGTGCTGTCTTACGAAGAAATCGAAACAATGCTCGGCGCCATCGACCATTCTACCCCCGAAGGCACACGGAACAGGGCTATTATGGAGGTCCTGTACAGTTCCGGCTTACGTGTGTCGGAACTGACCGATTTACAGCTCACCAACTGTCATTTTGATATCGGCTTTTTGCGGGTTATCGGGAAAGGCGATAAAATGCGGCTCGTACCGATCGGGAAAGAGGCGATAAAATATACCCAAATCTATCTCGACCACGTCCGTAGCGAAATCACCCCGCAAAAAGGAAGCGAAGACATCGTGTTTCTCAACCGCCGTGGCGGGCAACTGTCGCGCGTCATGATTTTCCTGATGATTAAAGACACGGCCGAAAAGGCAGGCATTCAGAAAAACGTCAGCCCGCATACGTTCCGGCATTCGTTTGCAACGCATTTGATCGAAGGCGGCGCCAGCCTGCGCGCTGTTCAGGAAATGCTCGGGCATGAATCGATCACCACCACGGAGATTTATACCCACCTCGACAGAGACTACCTCCGGCAGGTCATTACCGAATTCCACCCCAGGAGCTAG
- the aroQ gene encoding type II 3-dehydroquinate dehydratase: MKKILILNGPNLNLLGKREPGVYGNQSFEDYFETLKGIFPDVELHYYQSNHEGAMIDKIHEVGFSFDGIIINAGGYTHTSVALADALSSVTTPAVEVHISNIHAREPFRHHSYLTSRCKGMICGLGLKGYELAVRYLNE; encoded by the coding sequence ATGAAAAAGATACTGATCCTGAATGGCCCAAACCTGAATCTTTTGGGCAAAAGAGAGCCCGGCGTGTACGGAAATCAGTCGTTCGAAGACTATTTCGAAACATTAAAGGGAATTTTCCCTGATGTGGAGCTGCATTATTATCAATCGAACCACGAGGGTGCGATGATCGATAAAATCCACGAAGTCGGTTTCTCATTTGACGGGATCATCATCAATGCGGGTGGCTACACCCACACTTCCGTCGCCCTGGCCGATGCCCTGTCGTCGGTAACGACACCGGCGGTGGAAGTACACATTTCGAATATCCACGCACGGGAGCCATTCCGCCACCACAGCTACCTCACATCACGCTGCAAGGGAATGATCTGCGGGCTGGGACTGAAAGGTTACGAGCTGGCGGTACGGTACCTGAATGAGTGA
- a CDS encoding M14 family metallopeptidase, which produces MTKLIRCVLILLSIQSVFAQTPAPDQFLGYPLGSRFAFHHLIVDYFKSVQAQNSDRMKLVQYGTTHEGRPLMLAFVSSPENMSKLESIRTNHLKSIGLLPGRADASVPPIVWLSYNVHGNEPVSANTSMKVIYELLNKENALAHEFLKNMVILIDPCVNPDGYERYTQWYNRVQNATPDVTPFGLEHDEPWPGGRFNHYLFDLNRDWAWQTQKETQERIALYNRWMPHFHADFHEMGPSRSYYFPPAAKPYNKDVTAWQRQFNELIGDYCRKYFDENKWAYFTRNDYDLFYPSYGDTWPTANGAIGVTYEQGGGGRAGLALERETEHDTLTLGSRIAHHYATTLATLEAVMSQKDKVVDEFIKFHQDAANAPAGNFKTYLVKAGSNIRAFSNWLDRQGFMYGLAGKSLLAKGTELTSATEQTCKIEQNDLLISAYQPKSNLLRILFDPKPALEDSVTYDVTSWGLAYIFGLKAYGLKEKIAPTALQAPAVDNKIPAASPYAYLADWSDAEDVMFLAELLRNGVLVKTTNMPFEMDKTIYPAGTLIVTHKGNEGIAFDKLVTTIANKHFVRLTPVKTGFVSTGSDFGNDNVVALKAPKVVAVAGDGVSPTAFGAVWHYFEQQIKYPVTIVNASKLLSLPWNEVDVLILPDGRYSDIISEKLLETIQSWVRNGGKLIAMEHATDAFVNKPGFGLTKKVFREKKGRRRI; this is translated from the coding sequence ATGACCAAACTAATCCGCTGCGTCCTCATTCTGCTCTCCATTCAATCCGTATTTGCACAAACCCCGGCCCCTGACCAGTTCCTGGGCTATCCGCTTGGGTCGAGGTTCGCCTTTCACCATCTGATCGTCGATTATTTCAAATCGGTGCAAGCGCAGAACTCCGACCGGATGAAACTCGTGCAGTATGGCACCACCCACGAAGGACGACCGCTAATGCTGGCGTTCGTTTCTTCTCCTGAAAACATGTCGAAACTGGAAAGTATCAGGACCAACCACTTGAAAAGCATCGGGCTGCTGCCGGGCAGGGCTGATGCAAGCGTGCCGCCGATCGTGTGGCTGAGCTATAATGTGCATGGAAACGAGCCGGTTTCGGCCAATACCAGTATGAAAGTGATCTACGAACTGCTCAATAAAGAGAATGCCCTGGCTCATGAATTCCTCAAAAACATGGTCATTCTGATCGATCCATGCGTTAACCCCGACGGTTATGAGCGCTACACCCAATGGTACAACCGGGTGCAGAACGCGACGCCCGATGTAACACCATTCGGTCTCGAGCACGACGAGCCGTGGCCCGGTGGGCGGTTCAACCATTACCTTTTTGACCTCAACCGTGACTGGGCCTGGCAAACGCAAAAAGAGACGCAGGAGCGCATCGCGTTGTACAACCGGTGGATGCCGCATTTCCATGCCGACTTCCATGAAATGGGGCCATCCCGAAGCTACTATTTCCCTCCGGCAGCTAAGCCTTATAATAAGGACGTCACAGCGTGGCAAAGGCAGTTCAATGAGCTCATAGGAGATTATTGCCGTAAATATTTTGATGAAAACAAATGGGCCTACTTCACGCGCAACGACTACGACCTCTTTTATCCCAGCTACGGCGATACCTGGCCTACCGCCAACGGCGCCATCGGGGTTACATACGAGCAAGGCGGGGGCGGACGGGCAGGCCTGGCACTCGAACGTGAGACCGAACACGATACGCTTACGCTTGGCAGCCGCATCGCGCACCACTACGCAACGACGCTCGCTACGCTCGAAGCAGTGATGTCGCAAAAAGATAAGGTGGTGGATGAGTTTATCAAGTTCCATCAGGATGCTGCCAATGCGCCCGCCGGTAATTTCAAAACCTATCTCGTGAAAGCCGGAAGCAATATCAGGGCATTCAGCAACTGGCTCGACCGGCAGGGATTTATGTACGGCCTGGCAGGCAAGTCGTTATTGGCGAAAGGCACCGAGCTCACATCGGCTACGGAGCAAACATGCAAAATTGAGCAGAACGACCTGCTGATCAGCGCTTACCAGCCGAAATCCAACCTGCTCCGTATTCTTTTCGACCCGAAGCCGGCTCTGGAAGATTCGGTCACTTACGATGTTACGAGTTGGGGGCTTGCGTATATTTTCGGGTTGAAAGCCTATGGTTTAAAAGAGAAAATCGCTCCCACCGCATTGCAGGCTCCGGCGGTTGACAATAAAATACCGGCAGCGTCCCCGTACGCTTACCTGGCCGACTGGTCCGACGCCGAAGATGTGATGTTCCTGGCAGAGTTGCTGCGGAACGGCGTGCTCGTCAAGACTACCAATATGCCATTCGAAATGGATAAAACCATTTATCCGGCTGGGACTTTGATCGTCACGCACAAAGGCAATGAAGGCATTGCTTTCGATAAGCTGGTGACAACGATCGCCAATAAGCATTTTGTGAGGCTTACACCTGTAAAAACCGGCTTTGTAAGCACAGGTTCCGATTTCGGTAACGACAACGTGGTTGCACTCAAAGCGCCGAAAGTAGTGGCGGTTGCAGGCGACGGCGTTTCGCCTACGGCATTTGGTGCTGTCTGGCATTATTTCGAACAACAAATCAAATACCCGGTAACGATCGTCAACGCGTCGAAGCTGCTAAGCCTTCCCTGGAACGAAGTCGATGTACTGATCCTTCCTGACGGCCGTTACAGCGACATTATCTCCGAAAAGCTGCTGGAAACGATTCAAAGCTGGGTCAGAAACGGCGGCAAGCTCATCGCAATGGAACACGCGACCGACGCATTCGTGAATAAACCGGGTTTCGGATTGACTAAAAAAGTTTTCCGAGAAAAAAAGGGACGAAGACGTATTTAA
- a CDS encoding T9SS type A sorting domain-containing protein, whose protein sequence is MKFLLKLVFAGGVISSVAAAPNNDAGSMHMRADSVNVESGIESGLSGSYEITNPYVEVEKPFTIATRAAAPLATRVSCGGRVWTHGEYLGRTGDDQPVYTRIQDNRVYLNWNGVVPDNIWILYHLKENTFPISPENDALINGCVNPVDPSTAPVNLLGTNGNGQITCKGVAMPNGDRLGVFVGSTGNTYQFIKYVDGLLRVMIKQGENDTRTDNYYMGLLAETIQGKDGSYLDQQWRGVLTTDMVTGCFWPTAPKTATPLPDNNCASGPTIGNISNITQTALTLTFSGSGVTSLKWRIKSGGTAVRSGTTNDLGSATSVNLSYSSLSPGDYTLEIEGNNCSSAVNSRSFRINEPVVGVPDCQNGPSVTGISNITPSSATVTFGGTNLHVFSWRILQGTYAVASGKTGTLTTNSTNLTFNFLQNNTYTFELKAEDCKAASVATRTFTVSATDTRTACTRGPNLQSVTTSNETGLSFLFDGENVFAIDWKIKQDGVTIRQNRVSPTSNTPSINYNTLATGRYTLEIQGGSCKSAPSTALFGVNIPLPIYISDFDGKAVEKGVELTWNVVAEQDGKEFEILRYDERMQNEEILGKVGLTDQRTGKYSFLDENPLSGTNYYQLKQIDIDGTYTKSKIVAVNADVLVGSLVAPNPAQDYVNVRFSSRKASTSDVTIYNLAGQPVSKSTIRISEGKNDHRINVKKLGGGHYFIRINNGSEATKLRFIKAD, encoded by the coding sequence ATGAAATTTTTACTGAAACTTGTTTTTGCGGGAGGAGTGATAAGCTCAGTGGCAGCAGCTCCTAACAACGACGCTGGAAGTATGCATATGCGTGCTGATAGCGTAAATGTAGAAAGTGGCATTGAAAGCGGCCTCAGCGGCTCTTACGAAATCACCAACCCTTATGTTGAGGTTGAAAAACCCTTTACCATTGCAACCAGAGCAGCTGCACCACTGGCTACTCGCGTTTCCTGCGGAGGCCGCGTCTGGACGCACGGGGAATATCTGGGAAGAACAGGGGATGATCAACCGGTTTATACACGCATTCAGGACAACCGGGTTTATCTGAACTGGAATGGCGTTGTGCCTGACAATATCTGGATACTCTATCACCTGAAGGAAAATACTTTTCCGATCAGCCCTGAAAATGATGCGCTGATCAATGGATGCGTGAATCCTGTGGATCCGAGCACTGCACCGGTTAATTTGCTGGGTACCAACGGAAACGGGCAGATTACCTGCAAAGGCGTTGCGATGCCGAATGGCGACCGTTTGGGTGTATTTGTGGGCAGTACGGGGAATACATACCAGTTTATCAAGTATGTGGACGGCCTCCTGCGCGTTATGATCAAGCAAGGTGAGAACGATACCCGTACGGACAACTACTATATGGGGCTACTCGCGGAGACAATCCAGGGGAAAGATGGAAGCTATCTCGACCAGCAATGGAGAGGTGTGTTGACTACCGACATGGTAACCGGCTGCTTCTGGCCAACCGCCCCCAAAACGGCCACTCCGCTGCCGGACAATAATTGCGCCTCCGGCCCGACCATCGGTAACATAAGCAATATTACGCAAACAGCACTTACGCTTACATTCAGCGGATCGGGAGTGACCAGCCTGAAATGGCGCATCAAATCCGGTGGAACGGCGGTCAGATCAGGAACGACGAACGATTTAGGTTCTGCTACATCGGTAAACCTTTCGTACAGTTCACTCAGTCCGGGCGATTATACTTTGGAAATTGAAGGAAATAACTGCAGCTCGGCGGTAAACAGCCGCTCGTTCAGGATCAACGAACCGGTTGTAGGGGTGCCCGATTGCCAGAACGGGCCTTCGGTAACCGGTATCAGCAATATTACGCCAAGCAGCGCTACAGTTACTTTCGGCGGCACCAACCTGCATGTATTCTCCTGGAGAATCCTGCAGGGAACTTATGCGGTAGCAAGTGGTAAAACCGGAACGCTCACAACCAACTCGACTAACCTGACGTTCAATTTCCTGCAAAACAATACTTATACCTTCGAATTGAAAGCGGAAGACTGTAAGGCGGCGTCGGTAGCGACGAGAACCTTTACCGTTTCGGCCACCGATACACGCACGGCATGTACGCGCGGCCCCAACCTGCAGTCGGTCACAACATCCAACGAAACGGGGCTCTCGTTCCTGTTCGACGGGGAGAATGTGTTCGCGATCGACTGGAAGATCAAACAGGACGGTGTTACAATCCGCCAGAATCGTGTTTCGCCAACGAGCAACACGCCTTCCATCAACTACAACACGTTGGCAACCGGAAGATATACCCTCGAAATTCAGGGAGGTAGCTGTAAATCGGCTCCATCGACTGCATTGTTCGGAGTCAACATTCCTTTGCCTATCTACATATCCGATTTCGATGGAAAGGCTGTTGAAAAAGGCGTGGAGCTGACCTGGAATGTAGTGGCCGAGCAGGATGGAAAGGAATTTGAAATCCTGCGCTACGACGAACGCATGCAGAATGAAGAAATCCTGGGCAAGGTTGGGCTTACCGATCAGCGTACGGGTAAATACAGCTTCCTGGATGAAAATCCGCTGTCCGGAACGAACTATTACCAGTTGAAGCAGATCGATATCGACGGTACTTACACCAAGAGCAAAATCGTTGCGGTGAATGCGGACGTACTCGTTGGCTCCCTTGTTGCGCCTAACCCCGCGCAGGATTACGTGAATGTCCGGTTCTCATCGCGCAAAGCCAGCACTTCCGATGTGACGATCTACAATCTGGCCGGCCAGCCGGTGAGCAAGTCGACGATCCGCATTTCGGAAGGGAAGAACGACCACCGCATTAATGTAAAGAAACTGGGTGGCGGGCATTACTTCATCAGAATTAACAACGGAAGCGAAGCGACAAAGTTACGTTTCATCAAGGCCGACTAA